Genomic DNA from Podospora pseudoanserina strain CBS 124.78 chromosome 4, whole genome shotgun sequence:
CTCCTCACACTCAACTCAAAGTAATAACCCCAAAATTAGAATAGAATACCTCACCCCCGACGGACAAACCCGCCAATGGGAAGCCATccaccgcaccaccacccctaaATCCAGCCCAGGCGGCGTCGACTCTGTCCACATCATCGCCGTCCGCTCTTGCTCATCAGACCCAAGCAGGAAGGAGATTCTCCTAGAGAAACAATTCCGGCCACCAGCGGGCAAGGTCTGCATCGAGTTCCCCGCCGGACTGGTCGATCCCAACGAGAGCATCGAGACGTGTGCGCTGAGAGAGCTGAGAGAGGAGACGGGGTATGtcggggaggtgatgggcaAGGTTGGGGGGAGTATGGTGATGTTTGGATGTGAGTTTCTCTCTTCTAACTGTTGTTATGTGAAGAAGGATACGCTAACATTGAACAGCACCCGCATCTTCGGCGTAGGTTAATTTCTACAATATGAATAGACAGAATACTAACAAAC
This window encodes:
- the YSA1_2 gene encoding ADP-ribose diphosphatase (COG:L; EggNog:ENOG503NZ8Q; antiSMASH:Cluster_2), with product MSSGTNPSAARIVSVKPLENKDARWLNLVQIEYLTPDGQTRQWEAIHRTTTPKSSPGGVDSVHIIAVRSCSSDPSRKEILLEKQFRPPAGKVCIEFPAGLVDPNESIETCALRELREETGYVGEVMGKVGGSMVMFGSPASSAAKTVFIHATIDTCKPENQTPVAELEDGEFIEPFWVPLASLHSQIRRLAEEGFAIDSKVGIYAEGLEMGRLLNGA